In one window of Helianthus annuus cultivar XRQ/B chromosome 17, HanXRQr2.0-SUNRISE, whole genome shotgun sequence DNA:
- the LOC118488967 gene encoding uncharacterized protein LOC118488967, protein MGPIVLTQLATGLSVLAGAALLKSVMDQNPMMGPGSGSGQFPRCSSCNGTGRVSCLCNRWSDGDRGCRTCAGSGRMMCNSCGGSGTGRPLPVRISARPNQPY, encoded by the coding sequence ATGGGTCCGATTGTGTTGACTCAGCTTGCAACCGGTCTGAGCGTGTTGGCCGGAGCGGCTCTATTGAAATCAGTGATGGATCAGAACCCGATGATGGGTCCGGGTTCCGGGTCAGGTCAGTTCCCAAGGTGTTCAAGTTGCAACGGGACCGGTCGGGTTAGTTGTCTTTGTAATCGGTGGTCGGACGGTGACAGAGGATGCCGGACTTGTGCTGGTTCCGGTCGGATGATGTGTAACAGCTGTGGCGGTTCTGGTACCGGTCGCCCTCTCCCGGTTCGGATCTCGGCTCGTCCAAATCAACCGTATTAG